TCTAACGGCTATTTCCAGTATGGTAATGCACattcaaactggtttcatgagcaTGGCAATGAGTTCTTCAGTGTCATTCCCAGTGACTGGCTCTGGGTCTAATGGAACACATTTTGGGATATGGTAGATTATTAGAAGAGGAGAGCCGCAGGTCACCATGGACCAGAATCCCAAAGGCATATTTCCAAAATCTTATGGAACTCACACCACAAAGAATCCAGGCAGTTTTGAGAGCAAATGGTGGTTCTACTGaatattagtatagtgtagtattccCAGTAAAGCACTCAATGAGAGTATATTCTTGCATTTTGGCATTTTATAATATCGTTATTTCAAAGAATTTTTTGCCACTGTCACCAATCGCAAAGGCAACACATCCTCCACCCACTCATTTGGTGAATCCATCATTCTTTGCCATAAAGCCACTTCCTTAGCCATGGAGTCCATCCAGTCCACTTTTGTGCCATAACTCTGCCCtgggagagagatggaaagcaacattataataataagctctattttttttaaacaatactcTAGATTATTTTTAGCAGTAGTCGTTGAGGTAGTAGGAgtatatgtatttttaaatgatcatttattacTAGCAGTACTATGTTTGCACGTGTTAAATCCAAAGCAATCGAATAATAAAATCTCGTAAACAGAAGGTACGTATTTAACTCTGGTTCTAAAATTATGTGGAGGATCAGCAGGACACCTGGGTCACTCATTAACAGATGGAAACATGGCCTGTTCAGACAGAATGGGGCAATCAACACACTTGTTATATAGTGCGTCCAGTGTGCTGCAGTGTCATCCAAAGAATCCCGAAATAAACATAACCCCACAGGGATTGAATGAGTGTACAACCTGGGGCAGGAGTGTTTCACCTTACTATGTATTTTTTGTGAGGCAACTGTCATTCTAATTTCTACATTGCAGGGgaaaacacaaggagaattcagacaaagcggaaaaggtaggtatagattgcgaatggaattctgacctctgattggtcgagacatctgtcactcaggatatatacaggaagtaggaaattgtgtatcttgatttcttgtacatgtgtggagttctgccttcactttaaaccatttttttcaatagtgcaactttaaatgttttaaagaaaataacaaacatatatttatctttataagaaaatggagttcattcagcgctgctttgaggaaggacgttcatatggtgtgattttggatatactgatatcTCACGTATATCACGTACTGACATATCACAGCGGATTAAAGATAAGTttgtgatctctaaaaacacaccaggtatgtttggaagaccaaactgttccagattaaaggatgtacctctataagagcagagctgtgatCATGCACACACCagtccactttctactgctgcagatactgctggacttcctgtagatcctgagtgacagatgccttgtccaatcagagggaagaattccattcgcaaaaactatacctaccttttccgctttgtctgatttgtccttgtgtttttggatgttattttgttttgaacTGGAACTGGACCAAACCTTCGGGACCAGTGTACGCTAATATTGGCATTTGCCTTTGTCATATAGGTGATAAACGGCCACTTACAATTTAACGATTGCATCCATAATTGAAGCAGACAAACCAGAAAAAGCCGATAGCAATAGTATAATCATAAAAGGTGATCAACAAATAGACAGGGAGCCTTAATTATCATCAccagagagcagggtcagctatgatacagcacccctggagtagagaaggttaagggccttgctcaatcgCCCAACAATGGAGCCtggtgatgctggggcttgaaccccattccaccaatcaacaacccagcaccttaaccacttgagctaccactgtccccAAGTTACTGAATTTAATCAATTTACTAAATTGATTAAGGACTTTATGAAATGCTTTACGAAACtttccttccataaatgcttTAGGGTCATGTTAGATCTGGGGACTATACTTGGAATGCTATCCCCAGGGAAGGATAAGTCTGGATACGATACCAGGCTACACACAAATTTTACTCTTCCATagaaaacaaatctaaaaaatgCTTAAACCCCTAAATCTACTAATCATAATAATATAAGTTTATGCTAAAGTAACATCACATTAAACCAAAAGAAATAGAAACACAAGTTTATAAACTCAGCAGCTCCAGTAAGAAGTCTGTACCCGTTCCCAGGCCGAGTCTCAGTCCTCCCACCAGGTGATCAGCCAGTCGGTCACGATCCCACACTGTGAGCTCCACACAGGCCTCCTTCAGGTCCTCTGTCCTGAATCCATCATACACCATTGTGTGGTTAAAGACAGGACTTGCTGTCCTCTTTAACACCCGTGTCTTCTGGCAGCTCTTTTTGCTGGTGTCTGGCAGCACATAACTGtacacaacaaaacatgacatattaacattaatcttgaactttttctTAAACTGAAAGGAAAGTCTTGTAGACAAAGGGTGAGTTGTTTAATGAAAAGAACgtggaacaacaacaaaaatggcTTTAAATGAACTTTATATGAATGTCCATCATAAGAAGGCATGTATTGTTTTGCACTGCTATTTTACTTGCTAACTAATACACcagtttaaattattatatctGTAACAAACGATAGCAAAGATCCTGTTTGTGGATTCTGAAGATTCTGAATTTGCACTAAAAGGGGCTTTTCATCAAGCACAAACTTCTATTTTAACTAATTTATAAAATAGccttattttaataataaaataaatttacataaGAGTCAGCAGTATCAATTCTGTTAGGATCTCCACTAGCTAAATCAGAGTTTCAGCTTTTACGAGGTCTGATTGCTATGATGGCATTTCAGGGccactgttaaaaataaaaggatatatagtaaaataaaagaacaacTACTTTGCCTTAAGTTTAGCTATaatttcactttcttttttgaATGACCTCCAGTGCTCTTACATATTGTATATACAACTGTACATATTTTAGagtctgaaatgtttttaatgttggACCTGGTgtgatacagcttatataagtAGCAGGGACATGATTTTAATTCTCCTGCAGTGTACAGACATGCCAGAGACCATATTTTGCAAAGGAGGACATTAAATTGAGCCGATGGCTTCGTTAGTTGTTACGATTGCACAATATAACAGCAGAGCAACAAAATGAAAGCTTAGAGTCGTAAACCAACAGCTGATGCTCTTTGAGGACATTACCATTTCACATACGGGTTTATAGTCACACCACGGATCAGAGGCAGGTTCTTGCAGTCTCGGACCCAGATGTGAATTTCACCTGAGCCTAGGGCTGATTTCGCTGGAAAAGAGCAATAAAAGCATTAATTAGAACCAATAAAATAATCTTAACTCATTCTATGGACCACTTTTTTACAccaatcagctataacattctgggcactgacaggtgaagtgaataacacagtgcatgacaggtcagggctgttttggcagcaaaaggaggaccaacacaatattaggccggtggtcataatgttatgcctgattgatgtatATTCACTTCAGAACGCTTTGTAGTGTTCACACTTAATGCTGCTTGTCTTGAGTTCCTAATTGAGTCTCGTTCCTCAGAAGGTTCCTCTCCATTTCTTGTTACTGTCTCTGGATGTTCATTAGCAATGttcattaattcaattttatttatctatataagGCAACGACTCTCTGTATAATCTAAAGGCAACCCGTTCTAGACAAGGGATTTTTCTGACTCAAACTTCAAAGAAGTTTGAAAGTTTGCCTGAAGGATTTTACAAAAATTGTTCAATGTGTGGTCAGGATTAGGCTCCCAATGGCTGGATTCGAAATGTAAAGAAACTGCAGAAGTCAGAGTAAAGTCATCAGCTCTTACAAAGGGAGATGTGAGGTAAGAACCGCATGGCCAGTCTCATCTCGCCTCTTTCTTCGGTGGACAGGACGCTGCTTGTGTTCTGAAAGGACAAAATacaaattcatttaaattacaaaatTCTATTACACCATTACTCAAAGTTCTTAGAtggaaataaaattatttttagaattGAGAAAATTAGAAAAATTATTTAAGATTTAGAGCTGAAATCATACACTTAAAAAATATCCATAATATTGAaaccagctgcctaatattgtctagGTCCCCCGTGGACTCCACAAGaactgtgctgtggtatcttatcttatcctgtcctatcttatcttatcttatctcataatatcctatcttatcttatcttatcttatcttatcttatcttatcctattttatcttatcttatcttatactTATATTTATAGCTTTGATACATATTGAGCATAGGTTTGGTGGTTAATGGAATGAACTTCcactagatgtctgaacagttGAGTCACTGGCATCtgggtgaagacctacctcttcatGAAATACCTAaactatcttatcttatcttatcttatcttatcttatcttatcttatcttatcttatcttatcaggCACCGAGACTTTTGCAGCAGATCAACTCCAAGGACCGACGCCTGCCTGATATATGCCAACCTTTGACAGGTTCCATTATAACaatcagtgatattcacttcacctgctagtggttttaatgttatggctgatcggagTAACATATGCATTGAATTCCTAAAAAGAGCCATAATATACCCTTGGTTTGAGGGGTAAGGAGTTAATCCGAGGGCCTTCAAAATCCCACTTAGAAAGGTCAATCTCCGCCTCTCCCAGGAAGCTGTTGCGACCAAATGTGTCATTGTGCCAAACAGACAGGTTAAGGATCTGGGATTTTAAGTACTCCATTCGAACTCTATActgtaaaatatgaaaatattgtGGTTAAAATTGATCACAgtatttaaatgtgtaaaatataagtaaatatgtttttaataatcTTTACCCTTAGAATCTCATTATACGTAGGGTTCAAGGTCTTCTTTTTCACTgacgtttttctttttcccaaaTTGGCAGTGTCAGGTATAAGATAACTCTTAACATACCTAAAATAAGAGCAAGTATGAATAAGCACCTAAATTGGatcaaatatacacacctgCCACTTTATTAGGGACGCTTTCATGCagattatccaatcagccagtcatgtggcagcagcacaatgcagaaTCTCAAGCAGATACAATTCAAGAGTGGAAACAACTTTGAGGTCAGAAGAGAACGCCAAGACTGGGTCAAGCAAGACTATGGTAACTCAAATGACCAATCTTTTTAGatgtgttgagcagaaatgcatctcagaacacacaacatgttGAATTTTGACTGGATAATTGGATGAATGAGTCTCAGGATaagtgtttctattaaagtctGTGTATATTATGCGTAACAGACACTGAGGTAGTACAAACATTCTAATCTACGCACGGGTCAGATCGATTCCTCTTCACATCTACAGCAGCCAGATTTTGGCACTGTACTACAAAGATGTGGAACTCCCTCAGCTTCTGGACATAGTTGATTGAAAACTGGATAGCCCCTTGAACTTCAATATTCCCAAAGTCCACACTGGAAATACTCATTATGCTCCCGCTCATCTGTGGGTGTCAAACACATGATGTGGCAATGAGGGGCAGGAGGaggagtagtagcagtagcCATTGTtgtagtagtgatagtagtaatagtagtagtagtatcagtaataatagcagcagtagtaatagcagtagcagTTGTAGtagtaaaagaagaagaagaagaagaagtcatgGTAGTAATAaaagcattaataataatagcagtagtagtagtagtagtaatagttgtagtagtagtagaggaagaagaagaagaagaagaagaagaagagctagtaatagtagtattaataataatagcagtGAGAGTactagtggtagtaatagtagaagaagaagaagtagtcgtggtagtaatagtagcattaatagtagtagtagtataagaaggagaagataaagaagaagaaaaagtggTAGTAACAGttgtattaattataataatagtagtagtagtagtagtagaagcagtagcagtaatatttgtattaatattaGCAGTCGCACTAGCAGTAGCactagcagtagtagtagtagattatgataatattatgataATGGAAGTGACAGCTGCAGATAATCTGGATGACTGTTGATATCCTACAGAGACGGTCAccagaaaatctaaaaaatcataaatcaaatataaataaaaaaataaataaaatctcataCAGAAGACACTGTGGCCATGCGTGAGTTGTTGTTGAGTTCAGCCTGGGGGCTGCTGTTCTTCCAGTGCTTGCCACTGTGGGAGCTGCACTCCGACTCACTCTCATCTCCATCATTCTagataacaaacacaaaaaagaaaaatcataaaatatataaatatatcgaTATTAAATTACTGACCCTCAGTTACTGCTGAAATGAACCCTCTAACAAATCTCAGTTTTATTGTGTGCTGTGAACATCCTAACCAGTCTGAGATagcattcatttatatttctgtaggTTTTGATAAATCATGGAAAAATAATGCAAAGAGTTTCATcagatattttcacattttctcaaAGAACAAAAAGATTCCATTCCATAAAATCATAGCGTACCTCATTGTCCAGGAAAGAGGGAACGGATTTGCTGATTTTCCTCAAACGCTCTTTATcagagaaggaagaagaagatggcGATGGAGTGCTGGAGACTGGATGCATGatacaaaacataaaaaaaatacacacaaacctctGCTTTACACTTCAAATTCTTAGAATGTCTAGTGGAAACCTTTTTTGTATAGGTAGAAAGCGTCATACTTGCGTAGCTGCTAGGCATGAAATCATCcatatgtttgctttttttaCTTTGTCCTAAAGAAAAATAGACCACAacaaaacatattaaaatgcCTGAGCTCCTTGTTTCTGTGCTGCACTGGACCAAAATAGGTTTACCATTACCACAGGAATGGACATGACAATGTCCAAAGACTTGTCGTTACACATCGAGGGTGAAAATCAattacagatatacagatgtTGCATTGTAATCGTTTGACAGATATTTCAAAACATCCACTTAATTACATCTACAAAAGGAATTTCCACATGACTCATATTTTGTGCCACAGTGAATACAACTAATGCTCACGTGGTACCGCTGTGATGTCTTCAAGGCTTTTATGGTATACGGGTCTAGTGGACGCCCGTCTCAGCACTTCCTGAACTAGGCTCACCTCAGTGGCTGGCACACATGtgaaacagaattaaaaaagaGAGCGGTAATTAAAGACTAGATCAAACCTACAATAAGGATATATATACAGGATAACAAAGCTGAAGTATACTGCAACACTGGAGTAAATACACAACAGTTCTTTCCTCcaaaacccccccaaaaaatcaaACCTAGTGTTGGAttctattataaaaaataatagatgGGTCTTACTCATGGTTTAATGTTTATATGCAGATACAAGAGTTAGTTTGTAGTAAGAACACCAAATTGCATGCCATGTGATATCAATTCACAGCTGCTAAATTCTTTGAGCTGGTAAAAATGTGAACTATGGGCAAAGTAACTCAGTTTTAAACATCCCCTTAAATTTAACGTCATTAAACTGTAATATTTTCTGAGAACAAGATCTATTAATAAGAGAATAAGAGAATAAGAGCCAATTTATTGGGACATTTCAGCCCTCACACAAGGCCTTCATATGAGCTAGAATGTCATGGTCGTAACTCAATACAGTGACTTTATTTTAGATaatgtgcacttttttttacactatacatataattaCAGCGAAATTAGGGCAGTCCTTACAGTGCAATTCACATATAAAGTGGTGCAAACTATACATCcattttaacatattaaatagTAATACATAAGTCAATTATCTTAAGTGACATATAAGGTATAAATAAGTATGtagatattttatatacacagatcaggcagaACAAtctgaccactgacaggtgaagtgaataagactgatgatctcctcatcattgtgcctgttagtgggtgggatatattaggcagcaagtgaacattttggcctcaaagttgatgtcagaagcaggaaaaatggacaagtgtaaggatttgagtgagtttgacgaagggccaaattgtgatggctagaccactggatcagagcatctccaacactgcagctcttgtggggtgttcccagtctgcatgatggctgatggctgtggcctctttcagcaggataatgcaccgtgccacaaagcagaaatggttcaggaatggtttgatgagcgcaacaaccagtttgaggtgttgacttgaccttcaaattccccagatctcaatccaatcgagtatctgtgggatgtgctggacaaacaagtctgatccatgaagGCCCCGCCTCAcatcttacaggacttaaaggatcttggtgccagattccacagcacaccttcagggatctagtggagtccatgcctcgatgggtcagggctgttttggcagcaaaagggggactgatACATGATATTACGTAGGtgggcataatgttatggctgatcggtgtagatagaaatatatagatataaataagtCACTGCACAATAGTCGAACATAGGGATTTGCATATAATGAAAAGTGGCATTAAAATGTCACAGAATGTAAACATGTCaaataatagaaaatgtaaAGCACAGCAGAATGTAATCATATTGAGTAATATATGAATAGACACATACTGAGGTATACAGAGAATGTAAACTTAAAGTTTTTGGGTATAAAAATACTGGATCAGATTGCTGCGATCcttcagtttgtgtgtatgtgtgtgtgttcacaagcCTGCAGCATTTAGCTCCTGTATGGTGCTGGAGTAGAAGCTGTTCTTAAGTCTATTGGTTCGGACCAGAGGGCTGCAGGTTAAATAAGTGACTTGCATTGTTATTTACACTTCACCTATAGcagtttaaagcattaaagcaTTAAGCATTCAATCAGTAAAGATtcagaaaccaaaaaaaatgtatgtctTACAGTTTGCACTTGTCCCAGAAAAGGATTCATCTCTGTTTAAGGTCATGGGCTTGACCACTTCGCTCGTATGTGCACTGGGTCGCAGTCCCCAGCTCCCTCTCTTGGTGCAAAGCTCTGCATCATCTATAGGAACATCAGCTTTCTCAGGACAGCACCTCACACTACCACCTGTCTGAAATGAGGTGCACACTAATTCACTCTTCTGCTCTGTACCTTGGGGGGAAATGTGCTTGCCTCTGTTTTCTGTGATTCCCAGATAATGCTGGTAGTCTCGTGGAACAAACGACCTGGCAAGAGGTTGAGAATCAGGATCCTCAGAAACGCTTCGGTCAGTGGCTTTATGCTTACTCTTGGTCATCTCTGGAGACTTTTTCACCTGTAAATTAACTTCTGGTGTTTTTGTAGAAGGCAACACTGTACTTTCTGTCGTCTGTGGGAGGACCACATCAGATACTTTCCTGGACTGCGAGGGTAAATCTTCACCCTCACTTTCCACGTTTATTGCAAACATGCTGGTGGCACGTCGAAGCGAATTTGCTCTTCCATTTAAAGTTCCTTTGCCACTGCTTCTAGTCTGATTTCGGAATTCTTTATTGAGCATCCCTTGAGTTCTTGGAGATGATGTGTCTTTTGGAGATAACTTTGAGCCACTCTTTGGCTGAGGACAATGGGATGATCTCAGAACATCTGGCTCAGTTGGTGAGTTAGCTGTGGTACCAATATCAGGATATATGACAGCAGTTTTCTCTCTTGAAGACACTCTGTCTGCCTGGTTTGGGCTAGCATCCACCAGTTCAAACTGAGATACCTCTTTGTGAGTTTTTGCATGTTTAACTTCCTGACTTAATGGGTTTTGAGTTTTGTTTTCAAAACTGGATGACTGCTTGCTAGATTCTGCCCAGAAGTCACGGAGCATCTTGAACTGTAAACTGTTCATACCTTCTCCTGTGGCTGTCTTCTCTATCCTGTCTCGTAGTGGAAGAACCGTAAAATTAGCACTTTCTGCCTCTGATTCTGTCCCGATGGATCTAAGATCATATTCTGATTTGGTGAACCTTTTATTCAGCTTTGTAGATGTCGCAGATGAGTTTGCTGCTGttgatttattatatatgttcGATTGCAGTTTCTCTCTTTCCCAGAATGATTTGAGCTCCTTGATCCTTTCTGCATTGTTATTTTGCTGCTGGTTGCTTTGCTTGGCTAATGGGACTGGATTTTGTTGCTGGGATTGAACACCAGATGTTGGTGGAGGTTTTAGCTGTGATTCTTTTTCCTCTGTCTTTACCTTTGGGTCCAGCTCTAGTACTGCTGCAGTTGTACATCCTTCCATTGTACTATTCCTATTTCCTTCAATATTTTCATCGCTGTGGTCTCCAACACTCTGAAGTCTAAAATCTTGTGAAGATGAGCATTTTTGGCCCAAACATTTGGTAACATCTTTGTCTGAGAGAGCCATTATGTCTTTTATCTGATTTATATTGCTTGATGGTGTTTGCATGTCTTTAGCTTTAtctctgtcttttttatttaaatgctcATAGCTGATGTTATCAGCTTGTATCTCACCAACATTTGAAATGTCCTTCACATGAGAtttgttcacatgttttttGTTCTCAGTTACTGAATACTTTGGACTTATGTCAACTTTGGTTGGTTCCTCTTCAACCCCAGTCACCTTCCTGCCATCATTACGTTGGACAATAGTTTCCTTTTCAGAAATTAGGTTCGGTTTGCTCACTAGAACTGGTGCCTTAATGATACCTTGATCCCACTGTGATTGCAAATTGGTAACTTTTGGTGACTGACTCACTTCTTGCAGTTCATGTTGAGTGGGTTTAGTCTTCTCATCATttctgctgttttcttttttgctagCAGTCTCCAGCACGTTCTCTTTTGGACTTGGTTTTTCAGAGTCCAACAGTCTATTAATGGTATCCTGTGATGATCTGTGCCTGAATAGATTAGAAGATCCCATGGCAGAAAATTCTTCCGCGTTCAATGGCTTAGTGTGATCACTTAGATCCTGAACATTCTGAAAATTCATAAAAGGCTCTTTCTTATCCACGTTCAACTCTACTGCTAAATCTCTATCTTTTAAAAATCCATCATTTGTCATATCCTCATCCCGATGTTTTGGTATGATCAAATACACATTGTTCTCTGCTTTGGGTCTTAAATTGATCTCATTTTCAAAGTCAATGTCTTCAATCTTGATATCATCTTCAGTGTCTGGAATAAAGCCCTCACAGTCAAGTTTATCACTGCTGTCTGAACTCCTGCTGAACCATTCAAGAACTTTAGCAATGGAGTTTCCTTGCTCTTCAGCAGCTTTGGGAGAATAGGGGTTGACCAGAAGAGGATCTTTGCAGTCCTTTGTCTTCATGTTAGTGTCTCGAGTTATCTTTATATCAAACGGACATGGCATGTCGTCACTTTCACATGCCACGCGGGAAGGATTAGTCTTATTGGAGGCATCAGTTGGGTTGGTGGCTTCATACACCGGTTGATCTGTAAAATCCAATATATcattgaaaaagaaagaactaTGAGACATTCTATTAGTCTAAAACAACAAGCAATCATTCATAGACCGTGTGTGAAGACCAGTGTTGAGGATGGTATATGTTGCAGCTAAGCTACAGATAAATAACACTTTTGATAAAGTAACTAGTTACACTACAAGCCAGTATAAAAGTAGCTTAGTACACTGAGCTGAAAATCTATTTTAATTGTGCAGCTTTTTAATCacagtaaataatttttattgcTTTTGACAGACGGAGTAACTTGCATTTTATACACCAATTGAGGGTTATGGGTCTTACTCAAGGGTCCAGCAATGGCAGACCGGGGATTTGAACCAACAACCAGCCAATCATTTGTCCAGTGCTTTAACtactaagctactacatccccTCATTGTGTATTAAGAAGCAGATAGAAGCAACCGGAAAACTGGATCGTTCCAATTCTCTTTGTTTAACTAGTTTCTGGTTATATCTGACTAGCTAGTTAATATTATTGGGCATACAGTAATaagtaaattattaaattaaatagctGCAATTGGTGCAACATGATAATAATGCTTCACATCATTGGATGCTCTTTCATATTAAGTTAAACCTTACTTGAGATCACGTTCATGATCCATTCAAAAGTTAGCTATTTTGTTCAATCGCTGCTTCTTATTACTTTAATCTCATTCATTTCAACAGAAAATATCCATCACCTAATGTTTTCACTTCTGATCAACCTCATAACCAGCTAGTTAGTCAACAACATTAGATACCCACCTTCATGTGACTGTGATTTACTATAAATTCGCGTGTTTAAAGACTTAAATACACTCACCGGTGTTCTTTTTACACTAATTATAATTAGATAATTATTGAATTTGGATAAATACAATAGATTGAATATTGTGACTTGTTGAATTCAAAAGTAATACAGTataatgcaacaaaaaaaagctagTTGGCTCATTTCTTGTAGCTAGTTTCTCCCCAACACTGGTGAAAACACACCATAATCTTATAatgaaatgttattaaaaagtagaaatataaaaaatctgtaataaaatattttttaaagcagaacGATATAGTTAATTGTACCTTTAACGCCCAAAGGACAGTCTAATTTTTCTTCTGTCTTTACATCTTCCCTCTTCAGGTCCTCTTTGTCCTGGTTCTTCAGTGAGATTTGAGGGGTTATGCTCTCATTTAATGGTTTGACTAACAAGGATTCAAATGGTGACTTGGCCCTTATTCTAGGAATGGAGAGAGGATCCTTCACCATTCCATcc
The window above is part of the Hemibagrus wyckioides isolate EC202008001 linkage group LG17, SWU_Hwy_1.0, whole genome shotgun sequence genome. Proteins encoded here:
- the sytl2b gene encoding synaptotagmin-like protein 2 isoform X7 encodes the protein MTPQPKSTDNPNERRPTETQQESRNRQRHNPFNNMPMELDFDETNGASVPETKNPPAEVTPSLENHEDLEIEAKTKIFDISQETIPRLKPVPKKRTKIFKVQNSDSTSSISTQSVSTNSSVSTQSVSTNSSVSTQSVSTSSSTSPVSTQSISTNTDSRSTLSTQSMSTNSEIRSPPPKGILKHSSSCDSSTKSRLLQPRKSLNMVSTKSGHEHILEENAVTQESIEESFLNFKDKEPPKSTFPPSRLPVRSPVLLNNPTQTSKEKPKIQPRLSLSSSTQSNDEQKTADVLDTKQKCENRLISAEPEKQNKADGMVKDPLSIPRIRAKSPFESLLVKPLNESITPQISLKNQDKEDLKREDVKTEEKLDCPLGVKDQPVYEATNPTDASNKTNPSRVACESDDMPCPFDIKITRDTNMKTKDCKDPLLVNPYSPKAAEEQGNSIAKVLEWFSRSSDSSDKLDCEGFIPDTEDDIKIEDIDFENEINLRPKAENNVYLIIPKHRDEDMTNDGFLKDRDLAVELNVDKKEPFMNFQNVQDLSDHTKPLNAEEFSAMGSSNLFRHRSSQDTINRLLDSEKPSPKENVLETASKKENSRNDEKTKPTQHELQEVSQSPKVTNLQSQWDQGIIKAPVLVSKPNLISEKETIVQRNDGRKVTGVEEEPTKVDISPKYSVTENKKHVNKSHVKDISNVGEIQADNISYEHLNKKDRDKAKDMQTPSSNINQIKDIMALSDKDVTKCLGQKCSSSQDFRLQSVGDHSDENIEGNRNSTMEGCTTAAVLELDPKVKTEEKESQLKPPPTSGVQSQQQNPVPLAKQSNQQQNNNAERIKELKSFWEREKLQSNIYNKSTAANSSATSTKLNKRFTKSEYDLRSIGTESEAESANFTVLPLRDRIEKTATGEGMNSLQFKMLRDFWAESSKQSSSFENKTQNPLSQEVKHAKTHKEVSQFELVDASPNQADRVSSREKTAVIYPDIGTTANSPTEPDVLRSSHCPQPKSGSKLSPKDTSSPRTQGMLNKEFRNQTRSSGKGTLNGRANSLRRATSMFAINVESEGEDLPSQSRKVSDVVLPQTTESTVLPSTKTPEVNLQVKKSPEMTKSKHKATDRSVSEDPDSQPLARSFVPRDYQHYLGITENRGKHISPQGTEQKSELVCTSFQTGGSVRCCPEKADVPIDDAELCTKRGSWGLRPSAHTSEVVKPMTLNRDESFSGTSANSTEVSLVQEVLRRASTRPVYHKSLEDITAVPRQSKKSKHMDDFMPSSYAISSTPSPSSSSFSDKERLRKISKSVPSFLDNENDGDESESECSSHSGKHWKNSSPQAELNNNSRMATVSSMSGSIMSISSVDFGNIEVQGAIQFSINYVQKLREFHIFVVQCQNLAAVDVKRNRSDPYVKSYLIPDTANLGKRKTSVKKKTLNPTYNEILRYRVRMEYLKSQILNLSVWHNDTFGRNSFLGEAEIDLSKWDFEGPRINSLPLKPRNTSSVLSTEERGEMRLAMRFLPHISLSKSALGSGEIHIWVRDCKNLPLIRGVTINPYVKCYVLPDTSKKSCQKTRVLKRTASPVFNHTMVYDGFRTEDLKEACVELTVWDRDRLADHLVGGLRLGLGTGQSYGTKVDWMDSMAKEVALWQRMMDSPNEWVEDVLPLRLVTVAKNSLK